A part of Caldicellulosiruptor owensensis OL genomic DNA contains:
- a CDS encoding tetratricopeptide repeat protein produces the protein MVKGKVINLNPTSSMYFKIGIKHYEKGEIELAIKRLRQALELDSKNIEIKFNLAGLLAQVGDFESSNKLLSELTKDSPEFHDSLFGLGCNFFEMGKFKEAKNFLKRYVKLSNNIEFKEAAEDLIDFIESQEEFEKEQKEIEKYSKLLERGNFLLESGRYEDAIKYFKMILAKDDSVLAARNNLSLAYFYMGDIQKAIEEAKKVLQVDKYNVYANCNLAFFYNSIGKEKEMKRYLKVVLESKTYDNKDKIKVLDTLIKLNQHTEIAQRANELFEITREPYFKHIEAISLYNTRKYLKAKKIWEFLKKNFEMPEIGIDYFLKKVNNVIETFKKDTIDYFETGLKFIEDMDEREFRRQLQNHIDNYFSKTVEENGQKIIEILCQHVELNQKDQEIIFGLIKNLPLEKPRLNLQAIAAIVWYVFKRYMKKEKVRQKDVARIFGISQAVFSKWFGDFKELLLNKEI, from the coding sequence ATGGTCAAGGGTAAGGTAATTAATCTTAATCCTACATCCTCAATGTATTTTAAGATTGGGATTAAACATTATGAAAAAGGAGAAATAGAACTTGCTATAAAAAGGCTCAGACAAGCTCTTGAACTTGACAGCAAAAACATTGAGATCAAGTTTAATTTAGCTGGACTTCTGGCTCAAGTTGGAGATTTTGAAAGTTCAAATAAGCTTTTAAGTGAGCTTACAAAAGATAGCCCGGAGTTTCATGATTCGTTGTTTGGACTTGGATGTAATTTTTTTGAGATGGGTAAGTTCAAAGAAGCAAAGAATTTTTTAAAAAGATATGTGAAGCTTAGCAATAATATAGAGTTTAAAGAGGCAGCAGAAGATCTTATTGACTTTATTGAGAGCCAGGAAGAGTTTGAAAAAGAACAGAAAGAAATTGAAAAGTATTCAAAACTATTAGAAAGAGGCAATTTTCTTCTTGAAAGTGGAAGATATGAGGATGCAATAAAATATTTCAAAATGATATTGGCAAAGGATGATAGTGTTCTTGCTGCGAGAAATAACCTTTCGCTTGCTTATTTTTATATGGGTGATATACAAAAGGCAATCGAAGAAGCAAAAAAAGTGCTTCAGGTTGACAAGTACAATGTATATGCAAACTGCAACTTGGCGTTTTTTTATAACAGCATCGGCAAAGAAAAAGAAATGAAAAGATATTTAAAAGTGGTATTGGAAAGCAAGACATATGACAATAAGGATAAAATAAAAGTTTTAGATACTCTTATCAAATTAAATCAACACACTGAAATTGCTCAGCGTGCTAATGAATTATTTGAGATTACAAGAGAACCATATTTTAAACATATTGAAGCGATAAGTCTTTACAACACGCGTAAGTATCTTAAAGCCAAAAAAATTTGGGAATTCTTAAAAAAGAATTTTGAAATGCCTGAGATAGGGATTGACTATTTTTTGAAGAAGGTTAATAATGTAATAGAAACATTTAAAAAAGACACTATAGATTATTTCGAAACAGGGTTAAAGTTTATAGAAGACATGGACGAAAGAGAGTTCAGAAGACAGCTCCAGAATCATATTGACAATTATTTTTCTAAAACTGTGGAGGAAAATGGGCAGAAAATTATAGAAATTCTTTGCCAGCATGTTGAATTGAACCAGAAAGACCAAGAGATTATTTTTGGTCTTATAAAAAATCTTCCGCTTGAAAAACCAAGATTAAATCTTCAGGCTATTGCTGCAATTGTTTGGTATGTGTTTAAAAGATACATGAAAAAAGAAAAAGTAAGACAAAAAGATGTAGCCAGGATTTTTGGAATTTCACAGGCAGTTTTTTCTAAATGGTTTGGTGATTTCAAAGAGCTTTTGCTAAACAAGGAAATATAA